In the Marinobacter sp. Arc7-DN-1 genome, GAAGCGCCTGGCGGAGGCGGCCAGGCAGGCGCTTGAGGCATCAGGTATCTACGACAACCCGGTGCTGATTGAAATTGTGCCGTTGAAAACCTTTTATCCGGCAGAGAAGTACCACCAGGACTATTACAAGAAAAATCCGATTCGCTATAACTTCTACACCTTCAATTCAGGCCGTTATCAGTTTATCGAGAAGGTGTATGGTGAAGACTACGAACTGGACTTTTCCCGATTCAGGCCGGCAGCCATGGCGACCGGCGAGGCGGACCCGGGCTTTGATCGCCAGAGCTTTGTGAAGCCTGATCAGAAAACCCTGAAACAGCGGCTGACCGATAGGCAGTATGAGGTCACCCAGGAAGACGGCACCGAACCGGCATTCAATAACCCGTACTGGGACAACAAGCGGGCGGGCCTGTATGTGGATATTGTCTCAGGTGAGCCCCTGTTCTCCTCCCGGGACAAATACACATCCGGCACCGGCTGGCCCAGCTTTACCCGTCCCATCACGCCGGATGCGGTGGTTGAGCGGGATGACAGCTCATTCTTCACGAGCCGGACGGAAATTCGCAGCCGCTACGCGGACTCCCACCTGGGCCATGTGTTCAACGATGGCCCGGCCCCCACGGGACTGCGCTATTGCATGAATTCCGCTGCCATGAAGTTCATTCCCCTGGAGGACATGGCTTCGGCGGGTTATGGCGAATGGATCAACGAGGTCCAACCCAAGGCCGATATGGCCAGTCAGTAGCCGGGCCGGACGCCCAGGCGGCGGGATTGGGGCATCTGGGAAGGTTGGATTGGCGCAGCGTAATCCGACAATAAGGCTACAGCCAGAGATCGCCAATCGCCGTTTGCCGGCTGAAGTGATGCAACACCTGGGCCTGCAACAACTCCGCCGTGGCAATGGCATCGATCAGCGCGTTGTGGGCCGCGTAATGGGGCAGCCCATAACGCAGCCTGCTGTCCGCTAACCTGATCGATACCGGACATTTCCCCAGGAATCGCTGCCACATGGTAGGTTGGCGGTTCGGGTGCAGGTGGGCCTCAATGGCCATGGTGTCGAGGACCGGAAAGCGGATGCCTTCACCAAGCCGCCACTTCAGCGCCACATCCAGGAACGGTCGTTCGATATTCCGGTAGTGGACAACAGGGACACGGCCACTCAGGCAGGCAAACAGATCCTCAAGAATGTCTTCCAGATCCGGTGCCTTGTCGATATCGCTGTGGGTGATGCCGTGGATGGCAATGGAGGTCTGGTGCAGGGGCAGTTTCGGGCGCACGATCCAGTGCCTGGCCTCGGCCAACCGGATCCCGTCCAGCGTGAAGGGCACCAGACCGATACTGACAATCGAGTTCTGGTTGGCATCGAGGCCTGTGGTCTCAAAGTCGACAGCCACCAACGGAACCTCTGACAGCGGCGTATCGGGCGATACGCATCCGCTCTCGTAAAAAGCTTTCAGAAGCGGTGACTTACTCTGGTCGGCCATGGCCTGATACTGCTCCGGCCATGGCAGGCTGGTGAGGGAGTGTTCAGCCCGCGAGTCATCAGACATTGCGGGTCACCTGGGTGTTGTACCGGAATTTCAGGAATTTCTGGGCATTACTGACCACCTGGAAGGCATCCTTGAGGTGGCTGCGCTCAAAGGGTGACAGGTCTTCCGGCCGGACATTGTTGTCCGGCTCCCGCCCCGCCTCAATGGCCAGGGCCTGGTGTCGTATCCGGACAATCGAAATGAATTCCAGGGCGTCCCGAAGGTTGCCGAGATCATCGTCCAGCAGCAGCTTGGTATTGCCGATGGCTTTCAGCCGCTCGAAGGAATTCTGGGCCCGGGAGCCGCAGGCCAGGGCGTGGACCCGGATCAGGTCCGACAGCGGAGCGGTGCCCCGGCGTTTGAGGTTGAAGGTTTTCTGCTGTTTGCCGTCCTCTTCCAGCACAAAGGTGCGGAAAAAGCCGATGGGCGGTGTCCGGTTCAGGGCGTTGCGGGCCAGGAGTGACAGGAACCGCTGGCTGTTGCTGGCCTTGTCGGCCACCAGGGTTTTCAGCTGCTCGGCAAATTCGGTCTGGCCATAGATGCCGTCCAGATCGAAGAAGATGTTGCTGTTGAGCAGGGCCTGGGCCTTCGGGTTGTCAATCCAGTCGGTGAAGTAGCCTTTCCACACCCGCAGCGGCTGCCGCCACTTCTGGTTGGTGGCCATGATATCGCCGGTGCAGTAGGTGTATCCGCATTCGGCCAGTCCGTCACTGACAAATTTC is a window encoding:
- a CDS encoding 3'-5' exonuclease, with the translated sequence MSDDSRAEHSLTSLPWPEQYQAMADQSKSPLLKAFYESGCVSPDTPLSEVPLVAVDFETTGLDANQNSIVSIGLVPFTLDGIRLAEARHWIVRPKLPLHQTSIAIHGITHSDIDKAPDLEDILEDLFACLSGRVPVVHYRNIERPFLDVALKWRLGEGIRFPVLDTMAIEAHLHPNRQPTMWQRFLGKCPVSIRLADSRLRYGLPHYAAHNALIDAIATAELLQAQVLHHFSRQTAIGDLWL
- the msrB gene encoding peptide-methionine (R)-S-oxide reductase MsrB, which codes for MKRTITGMLAALALVSFGGLFAAYATADKQDRKDTEFAPDDPGLAVATFAGGCFWCVEAGYEKIPGVVEAVSGYAGGDEQNPTYQQVSSGRTGHTEAVQVYYDPEKMTYEGLLAGLWRMMNPTDIKGQFVDRGRQYRPAIFYHNDEQKRLAEAARQALEASGIYDNPVLIEIVPLKTFYPAEKYHQDYYKKNPIRYNFYTFNSGRYQFIEKVYGEDYELDFSRFRPAAMATGEADPGFDRQSFVKPDQKTLKQRLTDRQYEVTQEDGTEPAFNNPYWDNKRAGLYVDIVSGEPLFSSRDKYTSGTGWPSFTRPITPDAVVERDDSSFFTSRTEIRSRYADSHLGHVFNDGPAPTGLRYCMNSAAMKFIPLEDMASAGYGEWINEVQPKADMASQ